In Alteromonas naphthalenivorans, one DNA window encodes the following:
- the fur gene encoding ferric iron uptake transcriptional regulator, whose amino-acid sequence MDQNKELKKAGLKVTLPRLKILQILQEPENQHISAEDVYKILIEQEEEIGLATVYRVLNQFDDAGILNRHHFEGGKSVFEISHKEHHDHLVCLKCGKVIEFEDDIIEQRQDMIAKKHNIKLTHHSLYLYGECTDGNCEGND is encoded by the coding sequence ATGGATCAGAATAAAGAACTTAAAAAAGCAGGTTTAAAAGTAACCCTGCCACGCCTCAAGATTTTGCAAATTTTGCAAGAACCTGAAAATCAACACATCAGTGCAGAGGACGTGTATAAGATTCTGATCGAGCAAGAGGAAGAGATTGGCCTTGCGACAGTTTATCGCGTGCTAAACCAATTCGATGATGCGGGTATCTTGAATCGCCATCATTTTGAAGGTGGCAAATCAGTTTTTGAAATAAGCCACAAAGAACATCACGATCACTTGGTATGCCTAAAATGTGGCAAGGTAATTGAGTTTGAAGACGATATTATCGAGCAGCGCCAAGATATGATTGCGAAGAAGCATAATATTAAGCTTACACATCATAGTTTGTATCTTTATGGTGAATGTACAGATGGAAATTGCGAAGGTAACGATTAG
- a CDS encoding 5-oxoprolinase subunit B family protein, whose translation MHPFGDIKQIVPAGLDAILLYFAGDTVDVANARCQHWLHSITSLTFPWLKECVPAYDSLLLVFDAHKVDSHFVYQMLRSLAAQDANMSINGTGGISAKTHEIPVWYGAEPANDLALVSQKTGLSEQDIIDAHISMTYKVYAVGFAPGFAYMGNVPETLQCARLETPRNKVPKGAVAIADAQTAIYPSSSPGGWHLLGLCPLNLVDTSHNALLKVGDNVKFAPISEQEFRDLHEG comes from the coding sequence ATGCATCCCTTTGGGGATATTAAGCAGATAGTACCTGCCGGTTTAGATGCCATACTTTTGTACTTTGCGGGCGACACGGTAGATGTTGCCAATGCGCGATGTCAGCATTGGTTGCATTCCATTACGAGCCTGACGTTTCCATGGCTAAAAGAATGTGTTCCAGCCTACGATTCATTGCTGCTGGTTTTTGATGCTCATAAAGTGGATAGCCACTTTGTTTATCAGATGCTTCGCTCGCTAGCGGCCCAAGATGCGAATATGAGTATCAATGGCACTGGCGGCATTAGTGCAAAAACTCATGAAATACCTGTGTGGTATGGCGCAGAACCGGCTAACGACTTAGCGTTGGTAAGCCAAAAAACGGGGTTAAGTGAGCAGGATATTATTGATGCTCACATTAGTATGACTTACAAAGTTTACGCCGTGGGCTTCGCCCCTGGCTTTGCTTATATGGGGAATGTGCCCGAAACCTTACAGTGCGCTAGATTAGAAACGCCACGAAATAAGGTACCTAAAGGGGCAGTGGCGATTGCCGATGCGCAAACTGCTATTTACCCATCGTCATCGCCTGGTGGCTGGCACTTGTTAGGTTTATGCCCACTGAATTTAGTGGACACTAGCCATAACGCGCTTTTAAAAGTAGGTGACAATGTTAAGTTCGCGCCCATTTCAGAACAGGAATTCAGAGACTTGCATGAAGGTTAG
- a CDS encoding TonB-dependent receptor, whose protein sequence is MKNGIFKLGLIASSISAILSPSVALAQDAESTVNSDIEVISVSGIRGALARSQAEKMNASSIVESISAEDIGKLPDSSIAESLARLPGLAGERSGGRTSGISIRGFKEDFTGTSLNGRELIGIGDNRGVEYDLYPSEIMTGATIYKTTEADLMVQGIGGTVDLQTVHPLQASDTITINTSYELGERDSDNPEYSNKGHRAALSFNKKFADDTFGVAVALATTESPNNHRNYGVWGYATNDDGQILPTGISSHVISTELKRDTISAVFQYRPTDKLDIVLDVLNIDYSDSGIRRGIIDPFSAVNVVGTGANSTGTQINANPVLRTDPRQKTGELNTLGLNLEYFVTDNWSVELDAATSKSDKRDLRGESYAGLGRSGTVDPSQYGTRQFQMSPDGIVFTDSSGLDAFSDPNLLQLAGPQAWGGGMASLSDQFETDALQVNGNPLSYLDAQDGFLNYADFTEELTTVKFEVVGNLSGDIFTKVTAGVNYSDRFKDKVNKGFFATTDTYPSSESIPSDYVYGLADLTWMGLGEVVAYDGFAPYEDGTYTQNDAGFLEPDRLGDTYEVNEEVVTLYVKTNFEYAFNDMFLVGNVGVQYVDTQQSSTGTIGVVGSNFKVCDDNDDGLVDESCKVDLGADYSHVLPSLNLSLEFADSQFLKFAANKTISRARIDQMKASGFVKFTQNIDQISIPNSAEAIENYGSPWSKFTGNPQLRPLEANNFDLSYENYFSDEGYFAVAYFYKDLVNWTRDGDQTIDFTNDETNNGANYFVPGYHDRVIENDGTYGPAGVFYSQGDVVTPPDLGTYSFFEDGLEGTVKGIELTANVPLNVIADVLDGFGVAASYTYVDAELEDGSRVPGQSDKSYSITMYYQYEGFEFRVATTDRTGFLTYERGGSNKISEATRSAVTLVDAQVSYDFADAGIDSLEGLRVSISGTNLTDEDEETVDDATGVVSSRRQFGPSYLFNVNYSF, encoded by the coding sequence ATGAAGAATGGAATATTCAAACTGGGGTTAATTGCATCATCTATTTCCGCCATACTTTCGCCCTCAGTTGCGTTAGCACAAGACGCAGAAAGTACCGTAAATAGTGATATTGAGGTCATTTCAGTTTCAGGCATTCGTGGTGCATTAGCCCGCTCTCAAGCCGAAAAAATGAATGCATCTTCTATTGTTGAATCAATATCAGCAGAAGATATAGGCAAGCTACCAGACTCATCAATTGCAGAATCACTGGCTAGACTCCCAGGCCTAGCAGGGGAGCGAAGTGGTGGCCGTACTTCGGGTATTTCTATCCGAGGTTTTAAAGAAGACTTTACTGGCACGTCACTGAACGGCAGAGAACTTATTGGAATTGGTGATAACCGAGGGGTTGAATACGATTTATACCCTTCTGAAATTATGACAGGCGCCACCATTTATAAAACCACCGAAGCCGACTTAATGGTACAAGGTATTGGTGGCACGGTTGATTTGCAAACCGTTCATCCCTTGCAAGCAAGCGACACTATCACAATTAACACAAGTTACGAACTGGGGGAGCGCGATTCCGATAACCCAGAGTACAGTAATAAAGGCCACCGTGCGGCGCTCAGTTTTAACAAAAAATTTGCCGATGATACTTTTGGTGTTGCAGTAGCACTGGCAACCACGGAATCGCCTAACAATCACCGTAACTATGGTGTTTGGGGTTATGCGACTAATGACGATGGACAAATATTACCAACGGGTATCAGTAGCCATGTTATTAGCACTGAGCTAAAGCGAGATACCATCTCAGCCGTGTTTCAATACCGTCCTACCGATAAACTGGATATTGTGCTTGATGTATTGAATATAGATTATTCAGACTCGGGCATAAGACGGGGCATCATCGACCCGTTCTCGGCTGTTAACGTGGTAGGCACGGGAGCAAATAGTACCGGCACGCAAATTAACGCTAACCCCGTCCTTAGAACTGATCCTAGGCAGAAAACCGGTGAACTGAATACGCTGGGGCTTAATTTAGAATACTTTGTTACCGACAACTGGTCGGTAGAATTGGATGCGGCCACCAGTAAATCGGATAAGCGGGACTTACGCGGCGAATCGTACGCCGGGTTAGGGCGGTCAGGCACCGTTGACCCTTCTCAATATGGTACTCGACAATTTCAAATGTCGCCTGACGGCATTGTATTCACTGACTCATCCGGTTTAGACGCATTTTCCGATCCTAACTTATTGCAACTTGCAGGCCCACAAGCGTGGGGAGGCGGAATGGCGAGTTTATCAGATCAGTTTGAAACCGACGCGTTACAAGTGAATGGAAACCCGCTTTCTTACTTAGACGCACAAGACGGTTTCCTTAATTATGCTGATTTTACTGAAGAACTCACCACTGTAAAATTTGAAGTGGTTGGCAACCTTTCAGGTGATATTTTCACGAAAGTCACTGCAGGGGTTAATTATTCAGATCGCTTTAAAGACAAGGTAAATAAAGGCTTTTTCGCTACTACAGATACCTACCCATCCAGCGAATCGATTCCATCTGACTACGTTTATGGCTTGGCAGACTTAACATGGATGGGGCTAGGAGAGGTGGTAGCTTATGACGGTTTTGCCCCGTATGAGGACGGTACATATACCCAAAACGATGCTGGTTTCTTAGAGCCCGATCGTTTAGGTGATACTTATGAAGTGAACGAAGAAGTGGTTACCTTGTATGTGAAAACCAACTTTGAATACGCGTTTAACGACATGTTTTTGGTAGGTAACGTAGGTGTGCAGTATGTAGATACGCAACAATCGTCTACGGGCACCATAGGCGTAGTAGGAAGCAACTTTAAAGTTTGTGATGATAACGATGATGGTCTGGTCGATGAGAGCTGTAAAGTTGATTTAGGCGCTGATTATAGTCATGTGTTACCCAGCTTAAACCTAAGCCTTGAATTTGCTGACAGCCAGTTTCTTAAGTTTGCGGCGAACAAAACAATTAGCCGCGCACGAATCGATCAAATGAAAGCGTCGGGTTTTGTGAAGTTCACACAAAATATTGACCAAATTTCCATTCCTAACTCCGCAGAAGCCATAGAAAATTATGGCTCGCCTTGGTCTAAATTTACTGGGAACCCACAATTACGGCCGCTGGAAGCAAACAACTTTGATTTGTCGTATGAGAACTATTTTAGTGACGAAGGCTACTTTGCCGTTGCCTATTTTTATAAAGATTTAGTTAACTGGACCAGAGACGGCGATCAAACTATTGATTTCACGAACGATGAAACCAATAACGGCGCTAACTACTTCGTACCAGGTTATCACGACCGTGTTATCGAAAATGATGGTACCTATGGCCCAGCGGGAGTGTTTTATTCACAAGGTGATGTAGTGACACCGCCAGACTTGGGGACATATTCGTTCTTTGAAGATGGACTTGAAGGCACAGTAAAAGGTATTGAGCTTACCGCTAACGTACCATTGAATGTGATAGCTGATGTGCTCGACGGCTTTGGTGTGGCGGCGTCATACACTTACGTTGATGCTGAGTTAGAAGATGGATCACGCGTACCAGGGCAATCAGACAAATCATACTCTATTACTATGTACTATCAGTATGAAGGCTTTGAATTTAGAGTGGCCACAACCGATAGAACAGGCTTCTTAACATACGAGCGGGGAGGGTCGAATAAAATATCAGAAGCAACGCGTAGTGCAGTAACTCTGGTTGATGCGCAGGTCAGTTATGACTTTGCAGATGCTGGAATTGACTCACTTGAAGGGTTGCGCGTATCAATATCAGGCACAAACTTAACAGATGAAGATGAAGAAACCGTTGATGATGCAACGGGTGTCGTGTCATCACGTCGTCAATTTGGACCTTCTTATTTATTCAACGTTAATTACTCCTTTTAA
- a CDS encoding biotin-dependent carboxyltransferase family protein, translated as MKVSVEQNGLLSLIIDNGRQGKQHQGFCQSGPMDEEAYWWANYLAGNQEGTPCIEIIGCAKFVCDTDAQVAATGRNVVCLVNDQSVSPFETIFVKAGDRVSIDSEHMGSKAYLAIHGRWQVPSPLGSASTVLREGIGGLENKGAPLGVGDTINIETPTIQNAHRALATKYWPQYDLSQPLALILGYQEDKFSASEKGRLFLNEYTVTTNINRMGYRLSGSPIHSNMTKMRSEAIHIGAMQIPPDGQPIVMMRDRQTLGGYPKLGSVSLLDVNRLAQAVPGETVTFMSQHYDDARAAFLLNWQKRLRLTGE; from the coding sequence ATGAAGGTTAGTGTTGAACAAAATGGTTTGCTGAGCCTAATTATCGACAACGGTCGACAAGGTAAACAGCATCAAGGCTTTTGTCAGTCAGGCCCTATGGATGAAGAAGCATATTGGTGGGCGAATTATTTGGCTGGTAACCAAGAAGGAACGCCCTGTATTGAAATTATAGGATGCGCAAAATTTGTGTGTGATACCGATGCGCAAGTTGCTGCCACGGGTCGCAATGTGGTTTGCCTAGTAAATGATCAGTCAGTTTCTCCATTTGAAACTATCTTTGTTAAAGCGGGTGATCGGGTATCTATTGACAGTGAACACATGGGCAGCAAGGCCTATCTTGCAATACACGGTCGGTGGCAAGTACCTTCACCCCTAGGCAGTGCGAGCACGGTCTTGCGCGAAGGTATAGGCGGCCTAGAAAATAAAGGCGCGCCGTTAGGGGTTGGAGATACCATCAATATTGAAACCCCAACAATTCAAAATGCTCATAGGGCTTTGGCAACGAAGTACTGGCCGCAATACGACTTAAGTCAGCCCTTAGCGCTTATCTTAGGCTACCAAGAAGACAAGTTTAGCGCTTCTGAAAAAGGGCGTTTGTTTTTAAACGAGTATACGGTAACAACAAATATTAACCGTATGGGCTATCGATTGTCTGGTTCACCCATACATAGCAATATGACTAAAATGCGTTCTGAAGCGATACATATCGGTGCGATGCAAATTCCGCCCGACGGACAACCTATTGTGATGATGCGAGACAGACAAACCTTAGGCGGTTATCCAAAGCTTGGCAGTGTAAGTTTGCTTGATGTTAATCGTTTAGCGCAAGCCGTGCCGGGGGAAACTGTTACCTTCATGAGTCAGCATTACGACGATGCTCGCGCCGCATTTTTATTAAATTGGCAAAAACGACTTCGCCTTACAGGAGAATAA
- a CDS encoding gluconokinase, producing the protein MTANTVFFITGVSGTGKSTIGERVASELGLVFEEGDSYHPAASVEKMSAGIPLEDADRWDWLTHLNKIAKDHLANDRSAIISCSALKASYRAILCEGLGKGLSEELTGRQAEEKKNPLAKSVQSNVRFIYLHASTDTIGQRLIQRQHFFVGDDMLKSQFATLEIPNKDEAFFVDVSQSIDEVVAKCKTFISSVTDAT; encoded by the coding sequence ATGACTGCAAATACCGTTTTCTTTATTACTGGCGTTTCAGGCACAGGGAAATCTACTATCGGCGAGCGTGTGGCTTCTGAACTGGGACTTGTTTTTGAGGAAGGTGATAGTTATCACCCTGCGGCTAGCGTAGAAAAAATGTCTGCTGGTATTCCGTTAGAAGATGCCGACAGATGGGACTGGTTAACGCATTTGAATAAAATAGCCAAAGATCATTTGGCAAATGATCGAAGCGCTATTATTTCTTGTTCAGCGCTTAAAGCATCCTACCGAGCAATATTATGTGAAGGGCTGGGTAAAGGGCTAAGTGAAGAGCTAACAGGAAGGCAAGCTGAAGAGAAAAAAAATCCATTAGCTAAAAGCGTTCAATCGAATGTAAGGTTCATCTACTTACATGCCTCTACCGATACCATTGGCCAAAGGCTTATACAAAGACAGCATTTTTTTGTGGGCGATGATATGCTCAAAAGTCAGTTTGCTACCCTTGAAATACCAAATAAAGATGAGGCTTTCTTTGTGGATGTTTCACAAAGCATCGATGAGGTGGTGGCCAAATGCAAGACGTTTATCAGCTCAGTGACAGACGCGACATAA
- a CDS encoding D-amino acid aminotransferase yields the protein MTIAFLNGEFMPLSEAKISPMDRGFLFGDGIYEVIPTYHGKAVGMTGHLSRMRDGLAAISITNPYNAQQWQQNLNGLIDANASHFPNGNIGVYFHISRGTDTKRYHAYPQNITPTVFGFAFEIAPSQPLEAANVKPFKVALEEDKRWQRCHIKSTSLLGNVMHFQAGVDSGVQETILHNSDGIITEASSCNVFMVKDNAIFTPPLDNQLLPGITRQIALEAFKRAGLAVEEKWFTKEDLFNADEVWLTSSSKEIAPVIEVDGKTIGSGEVGPMWEKAIKAYHNYKFEA from the coding sequence GTGACCATTGCATTTTTAAACGGCGAATTCATGCCGTTATCAGAAGCTAAAATTTCCCCCATGGACCGAGGCTTTTTATTCGGTGATGGTATTTACGAAGTTATTCCCACTTACCATGGTAAAGCGGTAGGGATGACCGGCCACTTAAGCAGAATGCGCGATGGATTAGCGGCTATTTCTATTACTAACCCATACAATGCACAGCAGTGGCAACAAAATCTAAACGGGCTTATCGACGCCAATGCCAGCCATTTTCCAAACGGAAACATTGGCGTGTATTTTCATATTAGTCGTGGAACGGACACCAAGCGTTATCATGCCTACCCGCAAAATATTACGCCTACCGTATTTGGTTTTGCCTTTGAAATTGCGCCATCTCAACCGTTAGAAGCAGCCAATGTTAAGCCTTTTAAGGTGGCGCTTGAAGAAGACAAGCGCTGGCAGCGTTGCCATATCAAATCAACGTCATTGTTAGGTAATGTGATGCACTTTCAGGCGGGGGTAGATAGTGGCGTGCAAGAAACTATCTTGCACAACAGTGACGGCATTATCACTGAGGCGAGTTCTTGCAACGTGTTCATGGTAAAAGATAATGCCATTTTTACCCCACCATTAGATAACCAGCTGTTACCGGGAATTACCCGTCAAATAGCGTTAGAAGCATTCAAACGAGCGGGTTTGGCAGTAGAAGAAAAGTGGTTTACTAAGGAAGATTTATTCAATGCAGATGAAGTGTGGTTAACCTCTTCAAGCAAAGAAATTGCCCCTGTCATTGAAGTTGATGGTAAAACCATTGGTAGCGGTGAAGTAGGGCCGATGTGGGAGAAAGCCATAAAGGCTTATCACAATTATAAGTTTGAGGCTTAG
- a CDS encoding LacI family DNA-binding transcriptional regulator: protein MKNLKKRTTISDIAAHLGIHKTTVSRALKDSSSISKALSLKIKKAAKELNYIPNRAAQSLSIQNNKTIALLLPSFGNNVFNDVVSGVKAVADELGYALMIGDSTYSELGEERIVESYIQQAVSGFILTSSRHTDETIRMLKTSDAPVAEIMDMSESTFDINYGVNHFNAAKEMTDYLVNVKGRKKIAFCSLLLDWRAVLRKRGWEQALHNAQLQDDMCLQSRADASFQAGAELLVESLHKWPDLDALFFVSDELAAGAVMECNRRGIKPGKDIDICGFNDLSFAKAIYPSLTTVSTPRREMAELATRSLISIIEGKSVSETSKVFPYHIKLRETA, encoded by the coding sequence ATGAAAAATTTAAAAAAACGTACAACCATTTCAGATATCGCAGCACATTTAGGTATTCACAAAACTACAGTTTCTCGCGCACTTAAAGATTCAAGTAGTATTTCTAAAGCGTTATCGCTGAAAATAAAGAAAGCGGCTAAGGAATTAAATTACATCCCCAACCGTGCAGCACAAAGTTTATCTATTCAAAACAATAAAACGATTGCGTTGCTACTCCCTTCATTTGGAAACAATGTTTTTAATGATGTAGTTTCAGGCGTAAAAGCGGTTGCTGATGAACTTGGCTATGCATTAATGATTGGTGACTCTACCTATTCAGAATTGGGAGAGGAACGTATTGTTGAATCTTATATTCAGCAAGCAGTTTCAGGTTTTATTCTCACTTCTAGTCGTCATACCGACGAAACCATAAGAATGTTAAAAACCAGCGATGCACCGGTGGCGGAAATTATGGATATGTCGGAGTCTACTTTTGATATTAACTATGGTGTAAATCATTTCAATGCGGCAAAAGAAATGACGGACTATTTAGTAAACGTGAAGGGCAGAAAGAAAATTGCTTTTTGTTCATTGCTGCTTGATTGGCGTGCTGTACTTAGAAAACGAGGCTGGGAGCAAGCCCTTCATAATGCACAGTTGCAAGATGATATGTGCCTTCAGTCACGTGCTGATGCCTCATTTCAAGCGGGCGCTGAATTGCTAGTGGAATCGCTTCACAAATGGCCAGACTTAGATGCCCTATTTTTTGTTAGTGATGAACTTGCAGCCGGAGCTGTAATGGAATGTAATCGCAGGGGAATAAAACCGGGAAAAGACATTGATATATGTGGTTTCAACGATTTGAGCTTTGCGAAAGCTATTTACCCTTCCCTTACCACGGTATCTACACCAAGAAGGGAGATGGCTGAATTAGCCACCCGATCATTGATATCAATTATTGAAGGTAAAAGTGTAAGCGAAACAAGCAAAGTGTTCCCCTATCACATTAAGTTAAGGGAAACCGCCTAG
- a CDS encoding GntP family permease yields MSDTFSLLFFAIISIVLLAYLVIAKKVHAFIAIIIAAAFVGLGTGMDATEVLNSMQSGMGNTLGFVATIVGLGAMFGQFLEESGGVDRLALTIKQKFGEKNSQWALVITGFLVAIPVFFEVGLIILMPLIYSMAQKTGKSLIYYGIPLAAGLAVTHAFIPPTPGPVAVASILNADIGLVILFGFIVGVPCACIAGPIYASYIAKKIHVPVPEHIRNIEARPVEALPSFSLVAALLFFPLVVILVGSIAKFVLADGIAKQVFIFVGHPFIALTIATLACFKWLGKNQGLSADQVRNVASKGLEPVALVILVTGAGGMFKQVLIDSGAGQAFADVVALSPLPPLMAGFLIAISVRIIQGSATVAMLTAAGLMAPVVNALSLSPSLLALMTISIAAGATAMSHVNDTGFWIINRYFDISVKTTLISWTCMATIIGFVGLILTLLLAMIV; encoded by the coding sequence ATGTCAGATACTTTTTCACTTCTTTTTTTCGCCATCATCAGCATTGTGCTGCTGGCTTATTTGGTTATTGCTAAAAAAGTACATGCATTTATTGCCATTATTATTGCAGCAGCTTTTGTAGGATTAGGCACGGGAATGGACGCCACAGAAGTGCTCAATTCAATGCAAAGTGGAATGGGAAATACTCTTGGATTTGTTGCCACCATAGTGGGGCTAGGCGCAATGTTCGGGCAATTCCTAGAAGAGTCAGGTGGTGTGGATAGACTGGCACTAACCATCAAGCAGAAGTTCGGTGAAAAAAATAGCCAATGGGCACTGGTAATAACCGGTTTCCTTGTGGCGATACCTGTGTTTTTTGAGGTAGGACTTATTATATTAATGCCATTGATATATTCAATGGCGCAAAAAACCGGTAAGTCATTAATTTATTATGGCATTCCTTTAGCAGCAGGGCTTGCGGTTACCCATGCCTTTATTCCCCCCACGCCAGGACCTGTAGCCGTAGCATCTATATTAAATGCCGACATTGGACTAGTGATTTTATTTGGTTTTATCGTTGGTGTGCCATGTGCTTGTATTGCAGGCCCAATTTACGCTTCCTATATCGCCAAAAAAATCCATGTGCCAGTGCCGGAACATATTAGAAATATCGAGGCTAGGCCAGTAGAAGCATTGCCCTCGTTTTCATTAGTGGCCGCTTTGTTATTCTTTCCTCTTGTTGTGATCCTCGTCGGGTCAATTGCGAAATTTGTGCTAGCCGACGGCATAGCAAAACAGGTATTTATTTTTGTTGGGCATCCTTTCATCGCACTCACCATCGCGACCTTGGCATGTTTTAAGTGGCTTGGAAAAAACCAAGGCTTAAGCGCAGATCAAGTGAGAAATGTGGCATCGAAAGGGTTAGAGCCGGTTGCACTCGTGATATTAGTGACAGGTGCGGGTGGTATGTTCAAACAAGTATTAATCGATTCGGGGGCAGGACAAGCCTTTGCTGATGTGGTGGCACTTTCACCCTTACCACCGCTTATGGCTGGGTTTCTTATTGCCATTTCCGTAAGAATTATTCAAGGCTCGGCAACTGTTGCAATGTTAACGGCTGCAGGTCTGATGGCACCTGTGGTAAATGCTTTGTCGTTATCACCCTCTTTATTAGCGCTAATGACTATCTCTATTGCTGCCGGAGCTACAGCAATGTCACATGTAAACGATACGGGGTTTTGGATCATTAACCGCTATTTCGATATTTCAGTAAAAACCACCTTAATATCCTGGACGTGCATGGCCACTATTATTGGCTTTGTCGGGTTAATATTAACCCTTCTCTTAGCCATGATCGTCTAA
- a CDS encoding trehalase family glycosidase: MLSSPLVSVHSAQPANTKGYSAIVYQAEDAFPELFEAVQTAKVLGDYKTFVDAIPNQDPNVILQKYESLKDTSDFDLKAFVLDNFSLPQATKETKVTHEASLQVHLKNHWKNLVRQPVKTSEFSSLIELPNPYVVPGGRFREMFYWDSYFTIVGLLASDHTTLAKGMIDNFAYQIDQFGFVPNGNRSYFLSRSQPPLFAATLLAYADKKGLESIVQYLPQLEKEYLFWMDGNTDIPASEKEGKHLITLENGDFLNRYYGAIAKPRAEAYGKESRWSQHKSPSEKDNFFRNLRAVCESGWDFSSRWFSDGKNKTTTHAMDIIPVDLTSLLYQLESTIALLHKQVNNDSKAKYFEARAEQRKALIHKYHFDEETGTYQDYDFKRKAHTQRPSMAMAYPLYVGAAKPLAAEHVVKYLHKHFLKPGGFVTTLTNTGEQWDYPNGWAPLQYIGVKGLLNYDEGTFANDVMKRWLALNEKVYAQEGKMMEKYNVVDTSMKAGGGEYPTQDGFGWTNGVDLAFYEILNTDQ, translated from the coding sequence ATGTTGTCTAGTCCATTGGTTTCTGTGCACTCGGCACAACCAGCAAATACAAAGGGCTATTCAGCAATAGTCTATCAAGCGGAAGACGCGTTCCCTGAGCTTTTTGAAGCAGTACAAACCGCAAAAGTTCTTGGTGATTATAAAACCTTCGTCGATGCCATTCCTAATCAAGATCCAAATGTTATTTTACAGAAATATGAATCGTTGAAAGACACAAGTGATTTTGATCTCAAGGCATTCGTATTAGACAACTTCTCCTTGCCTCAAGCGACTAAAGAGACCAAAGTCACTCACGAAGCGTCATTGCAGGTTCACCTTAAAAACCACTGGAAGAACTTAGTTAGGCAACCGGTTAAAACGTCTGAATTCTCTAGCTTGATAGAATTGCCTAACCCTTATGTTGTGCCAGGGGGGCGCTTTAGGGAAATGTTCTACTGGGACAGTTACTTTACCATTGTGGGCTTATTGGCATCAGATCACACCACACTGGCTAAAGGGATGATTGATAACTTTGCCTACCAGATTGACCAATTTGGTTTTGTTCCAAATGGCAATCGAAGCTATTTCTTAAGCCGTTCACAACCACCCTTATTCGCAGCCACTTTACTGGCGTACGCCGATAAAAAAGGGCTTGAAAGTATTGTTCAGTACTTACCTCAGCTTGAAAAAGAATATCTGTTTTGGATGGACGGAAATACTGATATCCCCGCAAGTGAAAAAGAAGGAAAGCACTTAATTACGCTTGAAAACGGTGACTTTTTAAATCGATATTATGGTGCGATAGCCAAGCCCCGAGCTGAAGCTTACGGTAAAGAAAGTCGCTGGTCCCAACATAAATCCCCCTCTGAAAAAGACAATTTTTTTAGAAACCTAAGGGCGGTATGCGAGTCGGGTTGGGACTTTAGTAGTCGCTGGTTCAGCGATGGTAAGAATAAAACCACTACCCATGCGATGGACATTATTCCAGTAGACTTAACCAGCTTACTGTACCAGTTGGAATCCACCATCGCCTTACTGCACAAGCAGGTAAACAACGACAGCAAAGCCAAGTACTTTGAAGCACGTGCAGAACAACGAAAAGCGCTAATCCACAAGTACCATTTCGATGAAGAAACTGGCACTTATCAAGACTATGATTTCAAGCGTAAAGCCCATACTCAACGCCCTTCTATGGCAATGGCTTACCCGTTATACGTGGGCGCAGCCAAACCGCTAGCAGCAGAGCACGTTGTTAAGTACCTCCATAAACACTTCCTCAAGCCAGGTGGTTTTGTCACTACATTAACCAATACGGGCGAGCAATGGGATTATCCGAATGGGTGGGCACCACTTCAATATATTGGTGTAAAAGGCCTTTTGAATTACGACGAAGGCACTTTCGCTAACGACGTTATGAAGCGCTGGTTGGCACTCAATGAAAAGGTGTATGCGCAAGAAGGCAAAATGATGGAAAAGTACAACGTTGTTGATACGTCAATGAAAGCCGGAGGAGGGGAATATCCAACGCAAGATGGCTTTGGTTGGACGAATGGCGTCGACTTAGCTTTTTATGAAATTTTAAACACTGATCAGTAG